The following are encoded together in the Labeo rohita strain BAU-BD-2019 chromosome 17, IGBB_LRoh.1.0, whole genome shotgun sequence genome:
- the ccdc177 gene encoding coiled-coil domain-containing protein 177, whose translation MVDPLEPDDQSKFRGAQFESPTAASEAPCLPEPGDDKEKDVSVDSSPQTEPSTEPVPSSQESCQQQNSQPEELKLHLDLYNFDSPTAEGSRYVLTSPRSLEACARCGVKPVELLPRPLSDFAREAPGRSMRVATGMFEIYERDRHAKLRHCREERERIIREEKRRILQAALNNNGGTLASEKSQETVNAGLSQQTNHSLANPAPKIAPTCSVAPKKQSTPKSATTGSGLVTAVSTSSSPPVSKASPVISAPTAKGTSAKKSLEVESGGKPQGPKPSVIQRSIQSAPGGQGSKKPPSAHTKAPNTFPRSIPKPSSFPRTPTSLAPIVSKSSVQSPANGITSTFAQHNGHIISRSKVRCRSHSLESLQRRRDTFCSSNTSTTNTTTTTCTSSESASSSYSWDGARDHWAKTSSPRARTLATFNSLMGRSLSLGDLSHSPQTTQKVERIVKEVKRRGLKAVPERDRKIAALMLARYQEEDIMSQTRYVAHLQWDSERRLEELRREREEREKQRAVQQCQRAWQSQVSTRQRWLNQQERETAEAKHRQALENEERWKELAEQQERSRLQKLQQAAREEKHKKALQEQNLKALEEERAAILEQEKLLLKEKLTIAELKRQEREHQIQEERRGLNRAEKRRHAALIQEIARREADEREEARRIAEEKLSRSLENYEQIQEKRGQELKEKAKREEKQIQKARRAAEQREQQQKKQMEARAREAERRAQQAAKVAEDRAREKAQRAVQSRQEKERLQRLNRQRVEEEEKQRRQELLQSIERKLEKNEQIFREKSAVLESARSVARASFHVRDRVREETNMRTFDKMALEAQLKANLVEK comes from the coding sequence ATGGTGGACCCATTGGAACCTGATGACCAGAGTAAATTCAGAGGGGCTCAGTTTGAAAGTCCCACTGCTGCCTCTGAAGCACCATGTCTACCTGAGCCAGGTGATGATAAAGAGAAAGATGTTAGTGTGGATTCCAGCCCACAGACAGAGCCCAGTACTGAACCTGTACCGAGCTCTCAAGAATCATGCCAGCAGCAAAACAGTCAACCAGAAGAGCTAAAACTACACCTGGACctttataattttgactcacCAACTGCAGAAGGCAGTCGGTATGTACTGACAAGCCCTCGCTCTCTCGAGGCATGCGCACGCTGTGGAGTCAAACCTGTGGAGCTTCTGCCTCGTCCCCTGTCTGATTTTGCCCGTGAGGCACCCGGCCGGAGTATGCGCGTCGCCACAGGAATGTTTGAGATATATGAGCGGGATAGACATGCTAAACTCCGGCACtgcagagaggagagagagcgGATTATCAGAGAGGAGAAGAGGCGAATTCTGCAGGCTGCTCTCAACAATAATGGTGGTACTCTGGCTTCAGAGAAGTCACAAGAAACTGTAAATGCTGGATTGTCTCAACAAACCAATCACAGTTTAGCAAACCCAGCCCCCAAAATAGCACCCACTTGCAGCGTTGCACCCAAAAAACAATCTACCCCTAAAAGCGCGACAACAGGGTCAGGACTAGTAACTGCAGTGTCCACATCCAGCTCTCCCCCAGTTTCAAAAGCCAGTCCAGTAATCTCTGCTCCTACTGCTAAAGGAACTTCAGCAAAAAAGTCCCTTGAAGTTGAATCTGGGGGAAAACCTCAAGGTCCAAAACCTTCAGTGATCCAACGATCGATTCAGTCAGCTCCAGGAGGTCAGGGCTCAAAAAAACCTCCCAGTGCTCATACAAAGGCTCCAAATACTTTCCCCAGATCAATACCAAAACCTTCTTCCTTTCCAAGGACACCGACCTCACTTGCCCCAATAGTGTCCAAATCTTCTGTCCAAAGTCCTGCCAATGGCATCACAAGTACATTTGCACAGCATAACGGGCACATCATCTCCAGATCAAAGGTTAGATGCAGAAGCCACTCTCTGGAGTCTTTGCAGCGCAGGCGTGACACGTTTTGTTCCTCTAACACCTCAACAACAAACACCACAACTACCACTTGTACCTCCTCTGAATCTGCCTCCTCATCCTATAGCTGGGATGGGGCGAGAGATCACTGGGCTAAAACATCAAGCCCTCGTGCCCGCACTTTAGCTACTTTTAACTCCCTGATGGGTCGCAGTTTGAGTTTGGGAGACCTTAGCCACTCTCCACAGACTACGCAAAAAGTGGAGCGCATTGTGAAAGAGGTGAAACGACGAGGACTTAAAGCTGTTCCAGAACGTGACCGAAAGATTGCTGCACTAATGCTAGCCAGGTACCAAGAGGAGGACATAATGAGCCAGACACGCTACGTAGCACACCTGCAGTGGGACAGTGAGCGGCGACTAGAGGAGCTGCGACGGGAACGCGAAGAGCGTGAGAAACAGAGGGCCGTGCAGCAGTGTCAACGTGCATGGCAGTCACAGGTTTCTACCCGGCAGCGCTGGCTTAACCAGCAAGAGCGTGAGACTGCAGAAGCAAAACATCGACAAGCATTGGAAAATGAGGAGCGCTGGAAGGAATTGGCTGAGCAACAGGAACGTAGCCGGTTGCAGAAACTGCAACAGGCCGCTCGTGAGGAGAAACACAAGAAGGCATTACAAGAACAGAACCTTAAAGCTCTGGAGGAGGAGCGAGCTGCCATCCTTGAGCAAGAGAAACTGCTTCTCAAGGAGAAACTGACCATCGCTGAGCTGAAGCGGCAGGAGCGAGAGCACCAAATTCAAGAAGAGCGCCGTGGACTCAACCGTGCCGAAAAGAGGCGTCATGCAGCTCTTATCCAAGAGATTGCACGTCGTGAAGCAGACGAGCGAGAAGAAGCACGGAGAATAGCCGAAGAGAAGCTAAGCAGGTCTTTGGAGAACTATGAGCAGATACAAGAAAAACGTGGGCAAGAGTTAAAGGAGAAAGCTAAGCGCGAGGAGAAGCAGATCCAGAAAGCAAGACGTGCCGCTGAGCAACGTGAGCAACAGCAGAAGAAACAGATGGAGGCAAGGGCTAGGGAAGCTGAAAGACGAGCACAACAAGCCGCTAAAGTAGCTGAGGACCGGGCGCGGGAGAAGGCCCAACGGGCGGTGCAAAGCAGGCAGGAAAAAGAACGACTCCAAAGGCTTAACCGTCAACGCgtagaggaggaggagaaacaGCGCCGCCAAGAATTGTTGCAGTCCATTGAGCGCAAGCTGGAAAAAAACGAACAgattttcagagaaaaaagtgcaGTGTTGGAAAGTGCCCGATCTGTGGCGCGTGCATCTTTCCACGTGCGGGATCGCGTCCGTGAAGAGACAAACATGCGCACCTTTGACAAGATGGCCCTGGAGGCTCAGTTAAAAGCAAATTTAGTTGAGAAGTGA
- the plekhd1 gene encoding pleckstrin homology domain-containing family D member 1 isoform X1, giving the protein MFSSSKPSLLSPWTSMDQADSDALDISTKVQLHGVLWKRPFGRPSAKWSRRFFIIKDSFLLYYAENEKKSFETNRYFNIHPKGVIPLGGCIVEPREDQGMPFGMVINHEDFTGTIVLAAESESEQCQWVEMLQESGKVTWKNAQLGEAMIESLEAQGLQLAKEKQEYLDKLMEETEELCLQREQKAELERLNQLLEEEKQKFEEVVQELRAEQDQIKLDLDGTAQCLKGVENEKEELHSLTTLLQKSLEELSQEKKRTLELLRERGQDVAEAGSDRRGSLDSQKPEVQLQGNLRQIEEQMKNLLKEKEQADERLKENEKRAKVLQEEREFYSSQAQALQQSLTQLTTDKQHTEEELKAEMESRVELERRLKLAEEALQDLEQGLNAIERTHEREERMKGDVSHLRKFFEECICAAEIEAKLPSIMKNAVYLHKAAARRIKSCRIQRRASRQHWLKHSQSFASSRGASSTSLEELRETARRMTSDSCLRQRAYKIITRQKSVQSED; this is encoded by the exons ATGTTCTCCTCATCCAAACCCTCCCTACTCTCGCCCTGGACCTCCATGGATCAAGCTGACTCGGACGCTTTGGATATCAGCACCAAAGTGCAACTGCATGGAGTTCTGTGGAAGAGACCTTTCGGGAGGCCCTCAGCCAAGTGGTCCCGCAG ATTCTTCATCATCAAGGACagttttcttttatattatgctgagaatgagaaaaaaagctTTGAGACCAATAGATACTTCAACATTCACCCTAAG GGGGTGATTCCATTAGGTGGATGCATCGTCGAGCCAAGAGAAGATCAAGGCATGCCATTTGGCATGGTTATTAACCATGAAGACTTTACA GGAACCATTGTCCTGGCTGCTGAATCAGAATCAGAGCAGTGTCAATGGGTGGAGATGCTACAAGAGTCAGGAAAAGT cACTTGGAAGAATGCTCAGTTAGGTGAGGCTATGATCGAGAGTCTTGAAGCCCAGGGTCTACAGCTGGCTAAGGAAAAGCAGGAATACCTAG atAAGCTTATGGAAGAGACAGAGGAACTGTGCTTGCAAAGAGAACAGAAGGCG GAGCTGGAGAGACTGAATCAATTGCTGGAGGAAGAAAAGCAGAAATTTGAGGAAGTGGTTCAGGAGCTGAGAGCAGAACAAGATCAAATTAAACT AGATCTGGATGGTACTGCTCAGTGTCTCAAAGGTGTGGAAAATGAAAAAGAGGAGCTTCATAGTCTTACCACACTTCTGCAGAAGTCTTTAGAG GAGTTATCCCAAGAGAAAAAGCGTACCCTGGAGCTGCTGCGAGAAAGAGGACAGGACGTGGCTGAAGCAGGAAGTGATCGGCGAGGCTCTTTAGACTCTCAGAAACCAGAGGTGCAGCTTCAGGGTAACCTGCGGCAAATCGAGGAGCAGATGAAAAACCTGCTTAAAGAGAAAGAACAGGCAGATGAGAG gctgaaagaaaatgaaaagcgAGCCAAAGTTCTGCAGGAGGAAAGGGAGTTTTATTCTTCTCAAGCTCAAGCTCTCCAGCAGTCGCTCACACAGCTCACAACAGACAAGCAACACACAGAGGAAGAGCTGAAG GCAGAGATGGAGTCTCGTGTGGAACTGGAGCGTAGGCTGAAATTGGCTGAAGAGGCTCTGCAAGATCTAGAGCAGGGTCTAAATGCAATAGAACGTACTCATGAGAGGgaagaaagaatgaaaggaGACGTCAGCCATCTCCGCA AGTTCTTTGAAGAATGTATTTGTGCTGCGGAGATTGAAGCCAAGTTACCATCCATCATGAAGAATGCAGTGTATCTGCATAAAGCTGCTGCTCGACGCATTAAAAGTTGCCGTATCCAGAGACGGGCCTCCAGACAGCACTGGT TGAAGCACTCTCAATCATTTGCCTCCTCTCGCGGTGCCTCCTCCACCAGTCTTGAAGAGTTGAGAGAAACGGCCCGGCGTATGACTTCAGACAGCTGTTTGAGACAGCGGGCCTACAAGATCATCACCCGCCAGAAGAGCGTTCAGTCTGAGGACTAA
- the plekhd1 gene encoding pleckstrin homology domain-containing family D member 1 isoform X2, with translation MPFGMVINHEDFTGTIVLAAESESEQCQWVEMLQESGKVTWKNAQLGEAMIESLEAQGLQLAKEKQEYLDKLMEETEELCLQREQKAELERLNQLLEEEKQKFEEVVQELRAEQDQIKLDLDGTAQCLKGVENEKEELHSLTTLLQKSLEELSQEKKRTLELLRERGQDVAEAGSDRRGSLDSQKPEVQLQGNLRQIEEQMKNLLKEKEQADERLKENEKRAKVLQEEREFYSSQAQALQQSLTQLTTDKQHTEEELKAEMESRVELERRLKLAEEALQDLEQGLNAIERTHEREERMKGDVSHLRKFFEECICAAEIEAKLPSIMKNAVYLHKAAARRIKSCRIQRRASRQHWLKHSQSFASSRGASSTSLEELRETARRMTSDSCLRQRAYKIITRQKSVQSED, from the exons ATGCCATTTGGCATGGTTATTAACCATGAAGACTTTACA GGAACCATTGTCCTGGCTGCTGAATCAGAATCAGAGCAGTGTCAATGGGTGGAGATGCTACAAGAGTCAGGAAAAGT cACTTGGAAGAATGCTCAGTTAGGTGAGGCTATGATCGAGAGTCTTGAAGCCCAGGGTCTACAGCTGGCTAAGGAAAAGCAGGAATACCTAG atAAGCTTATGGAAGAGACAGAGGAACTGTGCTTGCAAAGAGAACAGAAGGCG GAGCTGGAGAGACTGAATCAATTGCTGGAGGAAGAAAAGCAGAAATTTGAGGAAGTGGTTCAGGAGCTGAGAGCAGAACAAGATCAAATTAAACT AGATCTGGATGGTACTGCTCAGTGTCTCAAAGGTGTGGAAAATGAAAAAGAGGAGCTTCATAGTCTTACCACACTTCTGCAGAAGTCTTTAGAG GAGTTATCCCAAGAGAAAAAGCGTACCCTGGAGCTGCTGCGAGAAAGAGGACAGGACGTGGCTGAAGCAGGAAGTGATCGGCGAGGCTCTTTAGACTCTCAGAAACCAGAGGTGCAGCTTCAGGGTAACCTGCGGCAAATCGAGGAGCAGATGAAAAACCTGCTTAAAGAGAAAGAACAGGCAGATGAGAG gctgaaagaaaatgaaaagcgAGCCAAAGTTCTGCAGGAGGAAAGGGAGTTTTATTCTTCTCAAGCTCAAGCTCTCCAGCAGTCGCTCACACAGCTCACAACAGACAAGCAACACACAGAGGAAGAGCTGAAG GCAGAGATGGAGTCTCGTGTGGAACTGGAGCGTAGGCTGAAATTGGCTGAAGAGGCTCTGCAAGATCTAGAGCAGGGTCTAAATGCAATAGAACGTACTCATGAGAGGgaagaaagaatgaaaggaGACGTCAGCCATCTCCGCA AGTTCTTTGAAGAATGTATTTGTGCTGCGGAGATTGAAGCCAAGTTACCATCCATCATGAAGAATGCAGTGTATCTGCATAAAGCTGCTGCTCGACGCATTAAAAGTTGCCGTATCCAGAGACGGGCCTCCAGACAGCACTGGT TGAAGCACTCTCAATCATTTGCCTCCTCTCGCGGTGCCTCCTCCACCAGTCTTGAAGAGTTGAGAGAAACGGCCCGGCGTATGACTTCAGACAGCTGTTTGAGACAGCGGGCCTACAAGATCATCACCCGCCAGAAGAGCGTTCAGTCTGAGGACTAA